In Gulosibacter molinativorax, a single window of DNA contains:
- the pgl gene encoding 6-phosphogluconolactonase — protein MDITTARVVRGDDTAAVDEALADATASYLLDRVHEAKVAHVALSGGSLAERALPRIIEVSNDQGLDWAKVHIWFADERFVPRGTPERNAGQVVTALRVATGFQAENLHIPAGSDSGMTLDEAAADYAARLTRVIGISSRNRFPSLDLVLLGMGPDGHTASLFPGLPGTEVDDEIVIPVRDSPKPPDERISLTFPMLAESMRCWIYATGEGKRDALKLARSGTASRSDSPVGHVTAIDEVALFADAAALGE, from the coding sequence ATGGACATCACCACTGCTCGGGTGGTACGCGGGGATGACACCGCTGCCGTTGACGAGGCGCTCGCAGACGCGACTGCCTCCTATCTGCTCGACCGCGTCCACGAAGCCAAGGTTGCGCACGTCGCGCTCTCGGGTGGATCGCTCGCGGAGCGCGCGCTCCCCCGGATCATCGAGGTGTCAAACGACCAGGGCCTCGACTGGGCGAAGGTGCACATTTGGTTCGCCGACGAGCGCTTCGTGCCCCGCGGCACGCCGGAACGCAATGCTGGCCAGGTTGTGACCGCGCTGCGGGTCGCGACCGGCTTCCAGGCGGAGAACCTGCACATTCCCGCCGGGAGCGATTCCGGTATGACACTCGATGAGGCAGCGGCCGACTACGCCGCCCGACTCACGCGCGTCATCGGGATCTCGAGCCGAAATCGCTTCCCGTCTCTCGACCTCGTCCTGCTCGGAATGGGGCCAGACGGCCACACGGCCTCGTTGTTTCCCGGCCTGCCCGGCACCGAAGTCGATGACGAGATTGTCATCCCCGTGCGGGACTCCCCAAAGCCGCCGGACGAGCGTATTTCGCTGACCTTCCCCATGCTCGCGGAATCGATGCGCTGCTGGATCTATGCGACGGGCGAGGGCAAACGCGATGCCCTCAAGCTCGCTCGCAGTGGCACCGCCTCCCGCTCCGACTCTCCCGTGGGTCACGTCACCGCGATCGACGAGGTGGCACTATTCGCGGATGCTGCCGCCCTCGGTGAGTAG
- the tpiA gene encoding triose-phosphate isomerase, protein MVASRTPLMAGNWKMNFNHLQAIAFVQKLAWTLKDVKHDFDDVEVAVFPPFTDIRSVQTITQADNLDVAYGAQDLSEHDSGAYTGDISGDFIATLGARYVLVGHSERRTIHGEGDDVCRAKVNAALRHGLVPVLCVGESLEEREATSNPAEVSIAQLKAGLADVKPGTDIVIAYEPVWAIGTGKVATAEQAQEVCAALRVALAEQLGDETAAATRILYGGSVKPDNVASIMREPDIDGALVGGASLSIEDFSSIIRYRSHVGA, encoded by the coding sequence ATGGTAGCCTCGCGCACTCCGCTCATGGCGGGCAACTGGAAGATGAATTTCAACCATCTCCAGGCGATCGCCTTCGTACAGAAACTCGCGTGGACGCTCAAGGACGTCAAACACGACTTCGACGACGTCGAGGTGGCGGTGTTCCCGCCGTTCACCGATATCCGGAGCGTCCAGACGATTACGCAGGCGGACAACCTTGACGTGGCGTACGGCGCGCAGGACCTCTCGGAGCACGATTCGGGCGCATACACGGGCGACATCTCTGGGGACTTCATCGCGACTCTCGGTGCACGCTACGTGCTGGTAGGCCACTCCGAGCGCCGCACCATTCACGGCGAGGGCGACGACGTGTGCCGGGCCAAGGTCAATGCGGCGCTGCGCCACGGCCTCGTCCCCGTGCTCTGCGTAGGGGAGAGCCTCGAGGAGCGCGAAGCAACGAGCAACCCGGCCGAGGTGTCGATCGCTCAGCTCAAGGCGGGGCTCGCCGACGTGAAACCGGGAACCGATATCGTCATTGCCTACGAGCCCGTGTGGGCGATCGGCACCGGCAAGGTTGCGACCGCCGAACAGGCGCAGGAAGTCTGCGCCGCGCTTCGTGTGGCTCTCGCCGAACAGCTCGGTGACGAGACGGCCGCGGCCACGCGCATCCTCTACGGCGGATCCGTCAAACCCGACAACGTCGCGAGCATCATGCGCGAACCCGATATCGACGGCGCGCTCGTCGGCGGCGCGAGCCTGAGCATCGAGGATTTCTCCTCGATTATTCGGTACCGCTCGCACGTCGGCGCATAG
- the secG gene encoding preprotein translocase subunit SecG, with the protein MEIFLVILQVVLAITSVLLILFILLHRGKGGGLSDMFGGGITSSASSSGVAEKNLNRMTTWTLVIWAISIVLMGVISKFMTPGVM; encoded by the coding sequence GTGGAGATTTTCCTCGTCATCCTGCAGGTGGTGCTCGCAATCACCAGCGTGCTCCTCATTCTGTTCATCCTGCTGCACCGGGGCAAGGGTGGTGGCCTCAGCGACATGTTTGGTGGCGGCATCACGTCAAGCGCGTCTTCGTCCGGCGTCGCCGAGAAGAACCTCAACCGCATGACTACGTGGACCCTCGTGATCTGGGCGATCTCAATCGTCCTCATGGGCGTTATCTCCAAGTTCATGACGCCGGGTGTGATGTAG
- a CDS encoding glucose-6-phosphate dehydrogenase assembly protein OpcA, which yields MITKLHDTTTSKVAREMVVLREEGGAVALGRVLTLVVISDERLNEEAIKAANHASGEHPMRVIVIHTYPNGDEARLDAEIRIGSDAGASEVIILHATGATAEDPETLVQALLLPDAPVVVWWPGSDCDAPSKTALGQLAQLRIVDTHDDPDGVASIEKLRAGYEEGDTNLSWTRLTRWRAQIAAVLDQPPYEQVQSVEVVGGRVSSGVLLMAGWLKHYLGVPVTITTQEDNLPGNLRTVRLIRESGTIELERLAQDTARLRQTGYPDQIVPLMLRDRYDVLSEELRSLAHDPVYEAALMGGTVELNLEELQ from the coding sequence GTGATCACCAAACTGCATGACACCACGACCAGCAAAGTCGCGCGTGAGATGGTCGTACTTCGTGAGGAAGGTGGCGCCGTCGCGCTCGGTCGCGTGCTCACCCTCGTCGTGATCTCCGATGAGCGGCTGAACGAGGAAGCGATCAAGGCGGCGAATCACGCATCCGGCGAACACCCGATGCGCGTGATCGTGATCCACACTTACCCAAACGGCGACGAAGCGCGGTTGGATGCGGAGATTCGCATCGGCTCCGACGCGGGGGCAAGCGAGGTCATCATCCTCCACGCCACCGGCGCCACGGCCGAGGACCCCGAGACGCTCGTCCAGGCACTGCTGCTCCCCGACGCTCCCGTCGTCGTGTGGTGGCCAGGCTCTGACTGCGATGCACCCTCGAAGACCGCGCTCGGCCAGCTCGCGCAACTGCGAATCGTCGACACGCACGACGACCCCGACGGCGTCGCTTCCATCGAGAAACTGCGTGCTGGGTACGAAGAGGGCGACACGAACCTGTCCTGGACGAGGCTCACCCGCTGGCGCGCGCAGATTGCCGCAGTGCTTGACCAGCCCCCGTACGAGCAGGTGCAGTCGGTCGAGGTCGTGGGCGGTCGAGTGTCGAGCGGCGTACTGCTCATGGCGGGATGGCTCAAACACTATCTCGGCGTACCCGTCACAATCACTACGCAAGAAGACAATCTGCCGGGCAACCTCCGCACGGTCCGCCTGATCCGGGAATCTGGCACCATAGAACTCGAGCGGCTCGCACAAGACACGGCGCGGTTGCGTCAGACCGGATACCCTGATCAGATCGTTCCGCTAATGCTGCGAGACCGATACGACGTACTCTCCGAAGAGCTACGGTCGCTCGCACACGATCCCGTGTACGAAGCGGCCCTCATGGGTGGCACGGTCGAACTCAATCTCGAAGAATTGCAGTAG
- the zwf gene encoding glucose-6-phosphate dehydrogenase, which produces MPQTISPGHNPLRPAGERRLERIAGPSSVVLFGVTGDLSRKKLLPAIYDLGNRGLLSPSFGFVGFGRRDWTDDEFREFFKQNARAHARTAWSEEAWKQLSAGMRFVSGEFDEDEAFDKLSDTLDELRQSHGTRGNHAFYLSIPPRDFSIVTSQLRRSGLAQESDDAWRRVIIEKPFGHDLQSARELNDIVESVFPSDSIFRIDHYLGKETVQNILALRFANTMFEPLWNANWVDHVQITMAEDIGVSGRAGYYDGVGAARDVIQNHLLQLLALTAMEEPLTFGARDLRAEKEKVLAAVRLGDDLTTTTARGQYVSGWQGGEFVRGFLEEDGMNPESTTETYAALRLEIDNRRWMGVPFYLRAGKRLGRRVTEIAVTFKKAPEYLFAPSERASLGPNALVIRVQPDEGVTLRFGSKVPGAGMRVRDVTMDMGYGHAFTESSPEAYERLILDVLLGDPPLFPRHEEVEQSWRILDPVEEFWGANGAPETYKPGTWGPESAEELLRRDGRTWRRP; this is translated from the coding sequence TTGCCGCAAACAATTTCACCGGGCCATAACCCTCTCCGCCCCGCGGGCGAGCGCCGCCTCGAACGCATCGCCGGGCCCTCAAGCGTCGTGCTCTTCGGCGTCACGGGCGATCTCAGTCGGAAGAAGCTGCTGCCAGCGATCTACGACCTCGGCAACCGCGGCCTACTGTCGCCATCCTTCGGGTTCGTCGGATTTGGGCGCCGCGACTGGACCGACGATGAGTTCCGCGAGTTCTTCAAGCAAAATGCGCGCGCACACGCCCGCACCGCCTGGAGCGAGGAAGCCTGGAAACAGCTCTCGGCCGGGATGCGCTTCGTCAGCGGTGAATTCGATGAGGATGAGGCCTTCGACAAGCTGAGCGACACGCTCGACGAGCTTCGACAGTCACACGGAACGCGCGGTAACCACGCGTTCTACCTCTCGATCCCGCCCCGTGACTTCTCGATCGTGACGTCCCAGCTGCGCCGATCGGGCCTGGCGCAGGAGTCCGATGATGCCTGGCGTCGAGTGATCATCGAGAAGCCGTTTGGCCACGACCTGCAGTCGGCCCGCGAGCTCAACGACATCGTCGAGTCTGTCTTCCCGAGCGACTCGATCTTCCGCATCGACCACTACCTCGGCAAGGAAACAGTCCAGAACATCCTGGCGCTGCGCTTTGCCAACACGATGTTCGAACCGCTGTGGAATGCCAACTGGGTCGACCACGTGCAGATCACGATGGCCGAGGACATCGGTGTTTCGGGCCGTGCGGGATACTACGACGGCGTCGGCGCCGCCCGCGACGTCATCCAGAACCACCTGCTGCAGCTGCTCGCGCTCACCGCGATGGAAGAGCCCCTCACCTTCGGTGCCCGCGATCTTCGGGCAGAGAAGGAGAAGGTGCTTGCCGCAGTGCGGCTCGGGGATGACCTGACCACCACGACAGCTCGAGGCCAATACGTTTCGGGCTGGCAGGGCGGCGAGTTCGTGCGCGGCTTCCTCGAAGAAGACGGGATGAACCCCGAATCCACGACGGAGACCTACGCGGCGCTTCGGCTCGAGATCGATAACCGTCGCTGGATGGGCGTGCCCTTCTACCTGCGTGCCGGCAAGCGTCTCGGCCGCCGAGTGACAGAGATTGCGGTCACCTTCAAGAAGGCCCCAGAGTATCTCTTCGCGCCTTCCGAGCGCGCGTCGCTCGGTCCCAACGCGCTCGTCATTCGTGTCCAGCCCGACGAGGGCGTCACGCTCCGGTTCGGTTCTAAGGTGCCCGGCGCCGGCATGCGCGTGCGCGACGTGACCATGGACATGGGCTACGGCCACGCGTTCACGGAGTCGAGTCCCGAGGCCTACGAGCGCCTCATCCTCGACGTGTTGCTTGGCGACCCACCCCTCTTCCCGCGACACGAAGAAGTCGAGCAGTCGTGGCGCATCCTCGACCCGGTCGAGGAATTCTGGGGTGCGAACGGCGCCCCCGAGACGTATAAGCCGGGCACGTGGGGCCCCGAGTCTGCGGAAGAACTACTTCGCCGTGATGGCAGGACCTGGAGGCGCCCGTGA
- the gap gene encoding type I glyceraldehyde-3-phosphate dehydrogenase, translating into MTKIAINGFGRIGRSYARALLDGSHPQLELVAINDLTDNLTLAHLLKYDSTSGVLPNRVSHDDENIYVDEHQVHALAEPDPAKLPWADLGVELVLECTGRFNDPEKAKAHIAAGAKKVLLSAPAKGPAPTFVYGVNHTTYNPETDHVISNASCTTNCLAPIAKVFNDRFGIISGLMTTVHAYTQDQNLQDAPHKDLRRARAAALSIIPTTTGAAKAVSLVMPELAGKLDGFALRVPVETGSITDLTVQTERELTVEEVNAAFKEAAEGEFNGILKYNEDPIVSRDIIGEHHSSIFDAPLTRVLGNQVKISAWYDNEWGYTERLMDFSAYVADHL; encoded by the coding sequence TTGACGAAGATCGCTATTAACGGCTTTGGTCGCATCGGTCGCAGCTACGCTCGTGCGCTGCTTGACGGGAGCCACCCCCAGCTTGAATTGGTCGCCATCAACGACCTCACGGACAACCTCACGCTTGCTCACCTCCTGAAGTACGACTCGACGTCCGGCGTGCTGCCGAACCGCGTGTCGCACGATGACGAGAATATCTACGTGGATGAGCACCAGGTCCACGCGCTCGCCGAGCCGGACCCCGCGAAGCTGCCGTGGGCGGACCTCGGCGTTGAGCTCGTGCTCGAGTGCACCGGCCGCTTCAACGACCCCGAGAAGGCCAAGGCCCACATCGCCGCGGGTGCCAAGAAGGTGCTCCTGTCGGCTCCCGCAAAGGGCCCGGCCCCGACGTTCGTCTACGGCGTGAACCACACCACCTACAACCCCGAGACCGACCACGTCATCTCGAACGCGTCGTGCACCACGAACTGCCTCGCCCCGATCGCGAAGGTCTTCAACGACCGCTTCGGCATCATCTCGGGCCTCATGACGACCGTGCACGCCTACACGCAGGACCAGAACCTGCAGGACGCTCCCCACAAGGACCTCCGCCGCGCCCGCGCCGCAGCACTCAGCATCATCCCGACGACGACCGGTGCGGCCAAGGCCGTGTCGCTCGTCATGCCGGAGCTTGCCGGCAAGCTCGACGGCTTCGCGCTGCGCGTTCCGGTTGAGACCGGTTCGATCACGGACCTCACCGTTCAGACCGAGCGCGAGCTCACCGTCGAGGAAGTCAACGCGGCATTCAAGGAAGCCGCGGAGGGCGAGTTCAACGGAATCCTCAAGTACAACGAAGACCCAATCGTGTCGCGCGACATCATCGGTGAGCACCACTCGTCGATCTTCGACGCACCGCTCACCCGCGTGCTGGGGAACCAGGTCAAGATCTCGGCGTGGTACGACAACGAGTGGGGCTACACCGAGCGTCTCATGGACTTCTCGGCCTACGTCGCAGACCACCTCTAG
- the tal gene encoding transaldolase produces MTNNNTEALAQAGVSIWLDDLSRERLDSGSLSDLIAERNVVGVTTNPSIFSNALAAGHAYADQVKELAANGTGVDEAIIEITTEDVRRACDVLRPQYDATDGVDGRVSIEVSPLLANDTEGTIAEAKLLHEKVDRENVLIKIPATEAGLPAITEATASGISVNVTLIFSLPRYREVINAYYTGLEQALERGVDISKVHSVASFFVSRVDVEIDKRLDALGTDEATALKGKAGVANARLAYQVFEDAIGSERAKSLETAGARLQRPLWASTGVKDPSLPDTLYVVDLVAPNTVNTMPEKTLEAVADHGEIRGDVVSDSYHEANKLLDAIDDQGISYTEVTQLLEDEGVEKFVVAWNELKGTVSAQLEQAR; encoded by the coding sequence ATGACCAATAACAACACCGAGGCGCTGGCCCAAGCCGGCGTGAGCATCTGGCTCGACGACCTCTCGCGCGAGCGCCTCGACTCCGGTTCCCTCAGCGACCTCATTGCGGAGCGAAACGTCGTGGGTGTCACGACCAACCCCTCGATCTTCTCGAACGCCCTCGCCGCCGGACACGCATACGCCGATCAGGTGAAGGAGCTCGCGGCGAATGGCACCGGGGTCGACGAGGCCATCATTGAAATCACGACCGAGGATGTGCGTCGCGCGTGCGACGTGCTGCGTCCGCAGTACGACGCCACGGACGGTGTTGACGGCCGCGTCTCGATCGAGGTTTCGCCGCTGCTCGCGAACGACACCGAAGGCACCATCGCGGAAGCGAAGTTGCTGCACGAGAAGGTCGACCGCGAGAACGTGCTGATCAAGATTCCCGCGACCGAGGCTGGTCTGCCCGCAATCACCGAGGCCACCGCATCCGGAATCTCGGTGAACGTCACGCTGATCTTCTCGCTCCCCCGCTACCGCGAGGTCATCAACGCCTACTACACCGGCCTTGAGCAGGCGCTCGAGCGTGGCGTAGACATCTCGAAGGTGCACTCGGTTGCGTCGTTCTTCGTCTCGCGCGTCGACGTCGAGATCGACAAGCGACTGGATGCGCTCGGCACCGACGAGGCAACCGCGCTCAAGGGCAAGGCTGGCGTTGCAAACGCCCGCCTCGCCTACCAGGTATTCGAGGATGCGATCGGTTCGGAGCGAGCCAAGAGTCTCGAGACCGCCGGTGCCCGGCTGCAGCGCCCGCTGTGGGCATCGACCGGTGTCAAGGACCCGTCGCTGCCGGACACGCTCTACGTCGTCGATCTCGTCGCGCCGAACACCGTCAACACGATGCCAGAAAAGACGCTCGAGGCCGTTGCCGACCACGGTGAGATCCGCGGCGACGTCGTGAGCGATTCCTACCACGAGGCGAACAAGCTGCTCGACGCGATCGACGACCAGGGCATTTCCTACACGGAGGTGACCCAGTTGCTCGAGGACGAGGGCGTCGAGAAGTTCGTCGTCGCCTGGAACGAACTCAAGGGGACGGTCTCGGCTCAGCTCGAGCAGGCCCGCTAG
- a CDS encoding phosphoglycerate kinase — protein MALRTLETLGDLSGKRVIVRCDLNMPLNNGEITDDGRARASLPTLQSLIDQGAKVVVISHLGRPKGEPNPEFSLAPAAERLGQLLDQDVPLATDTVGESARQLVSELQDGGVVVLENLRFNKGETSKDEAEREEFAKQLAEFGDAYVSDGFGVVHRKQASVFELAKLLPSAAGLLVANEVEKLGRVVTDPEKPFTVVLGGSKVSDKLGVIQNLLPRVDRLVIGGGMLFTFLAAQGYSVGKSLLEEEQLETVRGYIDEARERGVELLLPTDINVAEKFAADAAHEIVPADAIESSSFGAEGIGLDIGPDSEKAYAEAIRSSKTVFWNGPMGVFEFPEFASGTAAIAQALTAVDGLSVVGGGDSAAAIRTLGFADDEFGHVSTGGGASLELIEGKRLPGLEVLGW, from the coding sequence ATGGCACTGCGTACGCTCGAAACTCTCGGCGATCTTTCCGGCAAGCGGGTGATCGTCCGCTGCGATCTCAATATGCCGCTGAACAACGGTGAAATCACGGACGACGGGCGTGCGCGTGCCTCGTTGCCGACCCTGCAGTCGCTCATCGACCAGGGTGCAAAGGTTGTGGTGATCTCGCACCTCGGTCGCCCAAAGGGCGAACCCAACCCCGAATTCTCCCTCGCGCCCGCAGCAGAACGACTCGGCCAGCTCCTTGACCAGGATGTGCCGCTCGCCACCGACACGGTAGGCGAAAGCGCCCGTCAGCTTGTCTCGGAACTGCAGGACGGCGGCGTCGTCGTGCTCGAGAACCTGCGTTTCAACAAGGGTGAGACGAGCAAGGATGAGGCCGAGCGCGAAGAATTTGCGAAGCAGCTCGCCGAGTTCGGCGACGCATACGTCTCGGATGGCTTCGGGGTCGTACACCGCAAGCAGGCTTCCGTCTTCGAGCTCGCAAAGCTCCTCCCGTCGGCTGCTGGCCTGCTCGTCGCCAACGAGGTGGAGAAGCTCGGCCGCGTCGTGACCGACCCGGAAAAGCCCTTCACGGTAGTGCTCGGCGGCTCAAAGGTGTCGGACAAGCTCGGCGTGATCCAGAACCTGCTACCGCGCGTCGACCGCCTCGTCATCGGTGGGGGAATGCTCTTCACCTTCCTCGCGGCCCAGGGTTACTCCGTGGGCAAGTCGCTCCTCGAAGAAGAGCAGCTCGAGACCGTTCGCGGCTACATCGACGAGGCCAGGGAGCGCGGCGTTGAGCTGCTGTTGCCCACCGACATCAACGTCGCCGAGAAGTTCGCGGCAGATGCGGCACACGAAATCGTCCCCGCGGATGCGATCGAGTCGTCCTCGTTCGGCGCCGAGGGGATCGGCCTCGACATTGGTCCGGACAGCGAGAAGGCCTACGCCGAGGCGATTCGTTCGTCGAAGACCGTGTTCTGGAACGGCCCGATGGGTGTGTTCGAGTTCCCCGAGTTCGCGTCGGGTACCGCAGCGATCGCGCAGGCACTCACCGCGGTGGACGGCCTCTCGGTCGTCGGCGGCGGAGACTCGGCCGCGGCTATCCGTACCCTCGGATTCGCGGACGACGAGTTCGGCCACGTCTCGACCGGTGGTGGCGCGAGCCTCGAGCTGATCGAGGGCAAGCGTCTGCCCGGCCTGGAGGTGCTCGGATGGTAG
- the tkt gene encoding transketolase → MTNVEWTELDKRAADTARLLAADAVEKAKGGHPGTAMSLAPVATLLYQHVMRVDPTDKDWIGRDRFIMSNGHASLTQYTQLFLGGFGLELDDLKNIRSWGSPTAGHPEYGHVDHVEMTTGPLGQGLASAVGFAYSQRFERGLFDPEAPEGESPFDHYVYVIVGDGCVQEGITSEASSLAGHQELGNLIVIYDANQISIEDDTDIAFTEDVAKRYESYGWDVRTVDWLDGGVVKEDVPALADAIEAAKAVKNQPSIIVLKNYIGYPAPHAQNTGASHGAALGADEIRATKEILGFNPDEDFAVADDVLEYTRGLADRMRPVRDEWQASFDAWAAREPERKALFDRLGAGELPEGIEDALPTFEGVAKVSTRKASGKTINALAAQLPELWGGSADLAGSNNTTIDGAKSFVPAEHSTSSWQGDRYGRVLHFGIREHAMAAILNGITLSGRTRAFGGTFLIFSDYMRPAVRLAALMNIPTTFVWTHDSIALGGDGPTHQPVETLTTLRAIPNFTVVRPADAHETARAWLETLRRHGGPIGLVFSRQDLPVLTRGAGEAAGDELATADLTARGGYVLAEARNGAPELILIATGSEVQLALAARETLEAEGVATRVVSMPSQEWFAEQSDEYREQVLPAAVTARVSVEAGLALTWAPYLGSRGRSVSVEDFGASADGNDLLTHYGITTDAVVAAARETLAAN, encoded by the coding sequence GTGACCAACGTTGAATGGACCGAACTCGACAAGCGCGCGGCCGACACTGCCCGCCTGCTTGCCGCCGATGCCGTAGAGAAGGCGAAAGGCGGACACCCTGGTACCGCGATGAGTTTGGCCCCGGTCGCAACGCTGCTCTATCAGCACGTCATGCGGGTCGACCCAACCGACAAGGACTGGATCGGTCGCGACCGCTTCATCATGTCGAACGGTCACGCCTCGCTGACGCAGTACACGCAGCTTTTCCTCGGCGGCTTTGGTCTCGAGCTCGACGACCTCAAGAACATTCGTTCGTGGGGCTCGCCGACCGCGGGTCACCCCGAGTACGGCCACGTCGACCACGTCGAGATGACCACCGGCCCCCTCGGCCAGGGCCTCGCATCCGCCGTGGGCTTTGCCTACTCGCAGCGCTTCGAGCGCGGTCTGTTCGACCCGGAGGCGCCCGAGGGTGAGAGCCCCTTCGACCACTACGTGTACGTGATCGTCGGCGATGGCTGTGTCCAGGAGGGCATCACCTCCGAGGCCTCATCGCTCGCCGGCCACCAGGAGCTCGGCAACCTGATCGTCATTTACGACGCCAACCAGATCTCGATTGAGGACGACACCGACATCGCCTTCACCGAGGACGTCGCGAAGCGCTACGAGTCCTACGGCTGGGATGTTCGCACCGTCGACTGGCTCGACGGCGGCGTCGTCAAGGAAGATGTGCCCGCGCTGGCCGACGCGATCGAGGCGGCGAAGGCCGTGAAGAACCAGCCCTCGATCATCGTGCTCAAGAACTACATTGGCTACCCGGCCCCGCACGCGCAGAACACCGGCGCATCCCACGGTGCCGCCCTCGGCGCCGACGAGATTCGCGCGACGAAGGAAATCCTCGGCTTCAACCCCGACGAGGACTTCGCGGTCGCGGATGACGTCCTCGAGTACACGCGCGGCCTCGCCGACCGGATGCGTCCCGTGCGCGATGAGTGGCAGGCCTCCTTCGACGCGTGGGCGGCACGCGAGCCCGAGCGCAAGGCGCTGTTCGACCGCCTCGGCGCGGGCGAACTTCCCGAGGGTATCGAGGATGCGCTCCCCACCTTCGAGGGCGTCGCCAAGGTCTCGACCCGCAAGGCATCGGGCAAGACCATCAACGCGCTCGCGGCGCAGCTGCCCGAGCTGTGGGGTGGCTCGGCCGACCTCGCGGGCTCGAACAACACGACGATCGACGGCGCGAAGTCGTTCGTGCCCGCCGAGCACTCGACCTCGAGCTGGCAGGGTGACCGCTACGGGCGCGTCCTGCACTTCGGTATCCGTGAGCACGCCATGGCTGCGATCCTCAACGGCATTACGCTGTCGGGCCGCACGCGCGCCTTCGGCGGCACCTTCCTCATCTTCAGCGACTACATGCGCCCCGCGGTTCGCCTCGCGGCCCTGATGAACATCCCCACGACCTTCGTGTGGACGCACGACTCCATCGCGCTCGGTGGCGACGGCCCGACCCACCAACCGGTCGAGACGCTCACGACGTTGCGTGCGATCCCGAACTTCACCGTGGTCCGCCCGGCGGATGCACACGAGACCGCCCGGGCATGGCTCGAGACCCTGCGGCGTCACGGCGGCCCGATCGGCCTCGTGTTCTCGCGGCAGGACCTTCCGGTGCTGACGCGCGGCGCGGGTGAGGCCGCCGGCGACGAGCTCGCCACGGCAGACCTCACCGCGCGCGGTGGCTACGTTCTCGCGGAGGCTCGCAATGGCGCGCCCGAGCTCATCCTGATCGCGACCGGCTCCGAGGTGCAGCTCGCCCTCGCCGCTCGCGAAACTCTTGAGGCCGAGGGCGTCGCGACCCGCGTCGTGTCGATGCCGAGCCAGGAATGGTTCGCGGAGCAGAGCGACGAATACCGCGAGCAGGTTCTCCCCGCCGCAGTCACCGCTCGAGTCTCGGTCGAAGCTGGGCTTGCATTGACCTGGGCACCGTACCTTGGTTCGCGAGGACGCTCGGTGTCGGTCGAAGACTTCGGCGCATCCGCCGACGGAAACGATCTGCTCACGCACTACGGCATCACGACCGACGCGGTCGTCGCCGCAGCCCGCGAAACCCTCGCCGCCAACTAA